In Parasegetibacter sp. NRK P23, a single genomic region encodes these proteins:
- the rpsF gene encoding 30S ribosomal protein S6: protein MNNYELMVIFTPVLSDDDFKASQKKYIDLLTDAGGSVVHTNPWGLKSLAYPIQKKTTGIYWVLEYSAPSDFNEKLKIQLLRDESVLRHMATKLDKYAVEYNAKKRSGVQASSEKVEG, encoded by the coding sequence ATGAACAATTACGAATTGATGGTGATTTTTACCCCTGTGCTTTCTGATGATGACTTCAAAGCGTCTCAGAAAAAGTACATCGACCTGCTCACAGATGCAGGCGGATCGGTGGTTCACACGAACCCCTGGGGACTGAAATCACTGGCGTACCCTATCCAGAAGAAGACCACAGGTATTTACTGGGTCCTGGAGTACAGTGCGCCATCCGACTTCAATGAGAAGCTGAAGATCCAGCTTCTGCGTGACGAGAGCGTTCTCCGTCACATGGCTACCAAACTCGATAAATACGCCGTCGAGTACAATGCGAAAAAGAGAAGTGGCGTACAGGCTTCATCCGAAAAAGTGGAGGGTTAA
- the rplI gene encoding 50S ribosomal protein L9, with translation MQVILIQDVNNLGGANELVTVKNGYARNFLIPNKFAVEASASNLKQLQERLKQKAKKEEKMLSEINNVIAVLKEGPVKIGAKVGASEKIFGSVTSVQIAKAIRDQKGYDIDRRRISLAEDIKELGTFKANIDFGNGHATEVELEIVAE, from the coding sequence ATGCAAGTAATATTGATACAAGACGTAAACAACCTGGGTGGTGCCAACGAACTGGTAACGGTGAAGAACGGGTATGCCCGTAACTTCCTGATCCCAAACAAGTTCGCCGTAGAAGCAAGTGCTTCTAACCTGAAGCAACTCCAGGAGCGCCTGAAGCAGAAAGCGAAGAAAGAAGAGAAGATGCTCTCCGAGATCAACAACGTGATCGCGGTACTGAAAGAAGGTCCGGTGAAAATCGGAGCGAAAGTTGGTGCCAGCGAGAAGATCTTTGGTAGCGTTACTTCTGTTCAGATCGCCAAAGCGATCCGCGATCAGAAAGGGTATGATATCGACCGTCGTCGTATCTCCCTGGCTGAAGACATCAAGGAGCTGGGTACATTCAAAGCGAACATCGACTTTGGAAATGGCCATGCTACTGAAGTAGAGCTGGAAATCGTAGCTGAATAA
- a CDS encoding RNA-binding protein, giving the protein MNIYVGNLSWDMTEQDLLELFAPYGEVTSAKIVTDKFNNNRSKGFGFVEMSDDEAGKTAIENLNGVETMGRNIVVNESQPKQGGSSAGGGGGFKKRSFGGGGGGSRGGFGGGGNRGGGGYGGGRGGGGGYNRY; this is encoded by the coding sequence ATGAACATTTACGTTGGAAATCTCAGTTGGGATATGACTGAGCAAGATCTCCTGGAGCTTTTCGCTCCTTATGGCGAAGTTACTTCTGCCAAAATCGTTACCGACAAATTCAACAACAACCGCAGCAAAGGCTTTGGTTTCGTTGAAATGTCTGACGATGAAGCGGGTAAAACTGCTATTGAAAACCTGAACGGTGTTGAGACTATGGGTCGTAACATCGTTGTAAACGAATCACAACCTAAGCAAGGTGGTTCATCAGCTGGCGGCGGCGGTGGCTTCAAGAAAAGAAGCTTCGGCGGCGGCGGCGGTGGAAGCCGTGGCGGATTTGGTGGTGGTGGAAACCGCGGTGGCGGTGGCTACGGTGGTGGCCGCGGCGGTGGCGGTGGATACAACCGTTACTAA
- a CDS encoding two-component regulator propeller domain-containing protein: MLLATGVHAQKEVYIYTRLHKNDGLASNHVYAVLQDSHGFMWFGTSNGLQRYDGQQFQTFRHIPGRTGQLPDNKILRLMEDDSSRIWAASSSGVTLFHIAGRYLKQVPVMRGNLSHTMEILDIFRDREGNTWLTTRKQGAFIYNPKTGHFDPALTCLPQLAHTRIMDVVQDPLLPYLWLATDDGIRLYDQEKNKCLTRENTVALFPFLSAPEFRKPILNMMIDRQHRVWITTWDAATVSMPTFVSDDRQHQRFHKAAAAGEQAMLFEDSRKRVWSVGEFFTSYQQGSGTFETIHTDERYQYGIDFDRIYHISEDKQHNLWLGTSNGIFLFNPDPKKAGTVLLRAGMDKKTSALNITGFCEIPGGDVIVSTWGSGLYYFDPQFRLKKEFSTGDVNGDLCWSLAYDSAQNIWVGCQLGYLMRFDKNGTLVEKGQHPVFDNRTIRCITVARNGEVWLGTQHGLIVKYDPATNSYTRFTDQRYPSGEQFGNINKLVEDPRGRIWATTSTYGIIEIDRQTGAVKQRFSQENKTNKTLSYGYGDLLWLSDTLFAAASDYGIELINPDNGRMKQFTLANGLPDNMIVNILKENEAYLCFSTNHEVGRLHIPSGKTVVYGARDGILDDNYESIANIRLRSGKLLIGGNRTIAFIQPDKKLEVAPLPNVTITGFKLFSIQQPLDSILSNTPIRLSHRENYFTVEFASLSYADKDKIVYYYQLEGVDKDWVRAGNIRFATYTNLDGGNYTFRVKAEKADGSAVTPETTLKIHISSPYWRSWWFYLLAAVLLAGVVYLVQRIRIQRLLDMESVRKRIARDLHDDMGSTLSTINILSEMARMKIHTDQERALEFIHSISDNSSRMMESMDDIVWSINPVNDSMQNILARMREFATTVLEPKDMLCEFIIDDQVQHIKLDLESRHDFFMIFKESVNNIAKYAGATQVRTEFTLKRSILYLRIEDNGSGFDTTRAEYGNGIANMHKRAQELKGKLRLDSVPGKGTTITLEFNIS; encoded by the coding sequence TTGCTCCTGGCAACCGGCGTACATGCGCAAAAGGAAGTGTACATCTATACCCGGCTGCACAAGAACGACGGGCTGGCTTCCAACCATGTTTACGCTGTTTTACAGGACAGTCATGGGTTCATGTGGTTCGGCACTTCCAACGGACTCCAACGCTACGACGGGCAACAGTTTCAGACCTTCAGACATATTCCCGGCCGCACCGGTCAGCTCCCCGATAACAAAATTCTCCGGCTGATGGAAGACGACAGCTCCAGAATATGGGCCGCCTCCTCTTCCGGTGTCACCCTTTTCCATATTGCCGGCAGGTACCTGAAACAGGTGCCCGTGATGCGCGGCAACCTCAGCCATACCATGGAAATTCTGGATATTTTCCGTGACCGCGAAGGCAATACCTGGCTCACCACACGCAAACAAGGCGCATTTATTTACAATCCCAAAACCGGGCATTTCGACCCGGCGCTTACCTGTTTGCCTCAACTGGCGCACACCAGGATCATGGATGTGGTGCAGGATCCGCTTCTCCCCTATCTCTGGCTGGCCACGGATGATGGCATACGCCTTTATGACCAGGAAAAAAACAAGTGTCTAACCCGTGAAAATACTGTCGCTCTTTTCCCCTTTCTTTCCGCACCAGAATTCAGGAAGCCCATTCTGAATATGATGATCGACCGGCAACACCGGGTCTGGATCACCACCTGGGACGCGGCCACCGTATCTATGCCCACATTTGTATCAGATGACCGGCAACACCAGCGCTTTCACAAAGCAGCCGCCGCAGGGGAACAAGCCATGTTATTTGAAGACAGCCGGAAAAGAGTCTGGTCGGTAGGGGAATTCTTCACGTCCTACCAACAGGGTTCCGGTACATTCGAGACCATTCATACCGATGAACGCTACCAATACGGTATTGACTTCGACCGCATCTATCACATCAGTGAAGACAAACAACATAACCTTTGGCTGGGTACCAGCAACGGTATTTTCCTTTTTAACCCCGACCCTAAAAAAGCGGGAACGGTATTGCTGCGCGCGGGGATGGACAAAAAAACTTCGGCGCTCAACATCACCGGCTTCTGCGAAATACCAGGCGGCGATGTGATCGTAAGTACCTGGGGGTCTGGATTATACTACTTCGACCCTCAGTTCAGGCTGAAGAAGGAGTTCAGCACCGGAGACGTGAACGGAGACCTTTGCTGGAGTCTTGCCTACGACAGCGCACAAAACATCTGGGTCGGCTGCCAGCTCGGTTACCTGATGCGCTTCGATAAAAATGGCACCCTCGTAGAGAAAGGGCAGCATCCCGTTTTCGACAACCGCACCATCCGCTGCATCACCGTTGCGCGGAACGGAGAAGTATGGCTGGGCACCCAACACGGACTGATCGTAAAATATGATCCCGCCACCAACAGCTATACCCGTTTTACTGATCAACGCTATCCTTCCGGCGAACAATTCGGCAACATCAACAAACTCGTGGAAGATCCCAGGGGAAGAATCTGGGCCACCACTTCTACCTATGGTATCATTGAGATCGATAGGCAAACAGGTGCGGTAAAACAACGTTTCTCCCAGGAAAATAAAACCAACAAAACGCTGAGTTACGGGTACGGAGACCTGTTGTGGCTGTCCGATACCTTATTCGCCGCCGCTTCAGACTATGGCATAGAACTGATCAACCCAGATAACGGCAGGATGAAACAATTCACACTGGCCAACGGATTGCCCGACAACATGATCGTGAACATCCTGAAAGAGAACGAAGCATACCTTTGTTTCAGCACCAACCACGAAGTGGGCAGGTTACACATTCCTTCCGGGAAAACCGTGGTATACGGCGCCAGGGACGGCATACTGGATGACAACTATGAAAGCATCGCCAACATCCGTTTGCGCAGCGGGAAATTACTGATCGGCGGCAACAGAACCATCGCATTCATACAACCGGATAAAAAGTTGGAGGTGGCGCCGCTTCCAAATGTGACCATTACCGGGTTCAAATTGTTCAGCATCCAACAACCACTGGATTCTATCCTCAGCAATACCCCCATCCGCCTTTCGCACCGTGAAAATTATTTTACGGTGGAATTCGCTTCGCTCAGTTACGCGGATAAAGATAAAATCGTTTATTACTACCAGTTAGAAGGTGTTGATAAAGACTGGGTGCGCGCCGGAAACATCCGCTTCGCCACCTATACCAACCTCGATGGCGGGAACTACACTTTCCGCGTGAAAGCGGAAAAAGCCGATGGCAGCGCGGTTACGCCGGAAACAACATTGAAGATACATATCTCCAGTCCGTACTGGCGCTCCTGGTGGTTCTACCTGCTCGCGGCCGTATTACTCGCCGGCGTTGTGTACCTCGTGCAACGCATCAGGATACAGCGTTTGCTGGATATGGAAAGCGTGCGTAAACGGATTGCCCGCGACCTGCACGATGATATGGGTTCCACCCTCAGCACCATCAATATTCTTTCTGAAATGGCCCGGATGAAAATACATACCGACCAGGAACGTGCGCTGGAATTCATCCACAGCATCAGCGACAACTCCTCGCGTATGATGGAATCCATGGACGATATCGTGTGGTCCATCAACCCCGTGAACGATTCCATGCAGAACATCCTCGCGCGGATGCGCGAATTCGCGACCACGGTACTGGAGCCTAAAGATATGCTGTGCGAATTCATCATCGACGACCAGGTACAGCACATCAAACTCGACCTGGAATCGAGACATGACTTCTTCATGATCTTTAAAGAATCCGTGAACAACATTGCCAAATACGCCGGTGCCACGCAGGTAAGAACAGAATTCACGCTCAAAAGAAGCATATTGTACCTTCGCATAGAAGACAATGGCAGCGGCTTCGATACCACACGGGCTGAATATGGCAACGGCATCGCCAACATGCACAAACGGGCGCAGGAACTGAAGGGAAAACTCCGTTTAGACAGTGTACCCGGGAAAGGAACAACCATCACACTCGAATTCAATATATCATAA
- the rpsR gene encoding 30S ribosomal protein S18, producing MAKANEIKYLTAIKTEKRQKKYCRFKKMGIKYIDYKDGEFLKKFINEQGKLLPRRITGNSLKFQRKVSDAVKKARQMAILPYVTDLLK from the coding sequence ATGGCCAAAGCAAACGAGATCAAGTATTTAACTGCGATCAAGACCGAAAAGCGCCAGAAGAAATACTGCCGCTTCAAGAAGATGGGGATCAAGTACATCGATTACAAAGATGGCGAGTTCCTGAAGAAATTTATCAACGAGCAGGGTAAACTGTTGCCCCGCAGGATCACCGGTAACTCCCTGAAGTTTCAGCGGAAGGTATCTGATGCTGTGAAAAAAGCCCGTCAGATGGCGATATTGCCCTACGTAACAGACCTGTTAAAGTAA
- a CDS encoding response regulator transcription factor, which produces MIRIVLYEDNTQLREGLSMLINGFDKFAVAGAFRNCNNVKEEIRELKPDVVLMDIDMPGTNGIEGLKLIREVDNQVKVLMLTVFDDNKNVFEAIRSGADGYLLKKTPPSKLLEYIQDVFDGGAPMTSSIARQVLQMFSGQPVSNREEDNYNLSDREKEVLQLLVNGYSYKMIAAEMYISIDTVRSHIKKIYEKLHVNSKSEAVAKAFKDRII; this is translated from the coding sequence ATGATCCGGATCGTTTTGTATGAAGACAATACCCAGCTCAGAGAGGGCCTCAGCATGCTGATCAACGGTTTCGACAAGTTCGCGGTGGCGGGCGCGTTCCGCAACTGCAACAATGTAAAGGAAGAAATCAGGGAACTGAAGCCTGACGTGGTGCTGATGGATATAGATATGCCGGGAACGAACGGCATTGAAGGGCTGAAACTGATCAGGGAGGTCGACAACCAGGTGAAGGTGCTGATGCTCACCGTTTTTGATGACAACAAGAACGTGTTTGAAGCCATCCGTTCCGGCGCCGATGGCTACCTGCTCAAAAAAACACCGCCGTCCAAACTGCTCGAATACATCCAGGACGTGTTTGATGGCGGGGCGCCTATGACGAGCTCTATCGCAAGGCAGGTGCTCCAGATGTTCTCCGGGCAACCCGTTTCCAACCGCGAAGAAGACAATTACAACCTTTCCGACCGGGAAAAAGAAGTATTACAATTACTCGTGAATGGCTACAGCTATAAAATGATCGCCGCGGAAATGTACATCTCCATAGATACGGTAAGGTCGCATATTAAAAAGATTTACGAGAAGCTGCACGTGAACTCCAAATCGGAGGCCGTGGCCAAAGCTTTCAAAGACAGGATCATTTAA
- a CDS encoding c-type cytochrome: MKKVFKVLGILVLLLVVCVAGVAVYIKTALPDVGDAPVMQVDITPERVSRGEYLANSVMVCMDCHSTRNWNEFSAPPVPGTLGKGGDRFDREMGMPGVFYARNITPAGLKDWTDGEVFRAITSGVSKDGRPLFPLMPHPAYGQLDEEDIKSVIAYLRTLPAIENEVPLPEVDFPFSYILNTIPKKPAFTKKPAETDTLAYGKYLITAASCVECHSPFEKGAPVFEKAFSGGRAFPMPNGTLFTSNLTPHETGIKNWTKEMFIERFKMYADSGRQHVPVKQGDFNTIMPWTMYANMKESDLGAIYAFLRTVPALENKVEKFVPRK; the protein is encoded by the coding sequence ATGAAAAAAGTATTCAAAGTACTGGGTATCCTGGTACTGCTGCTGGTGGTGTGCGTGGCCGGCGTTGCCGTGTACATCAAAACAGCGCTTCCCGATGTGGGCGATGCTCCCGTAATGCAGGTGGATATTACGCCTGAACGGGTTAGCCGCGGCGAATACCTTGCCAATAGCGTGATGGTATGTATGGATTGCCACAGCACCCGCAACTGGAACGAATTCTCCGCCCCACCAGTTCCCGGCACCCTTGGAAAAGGTGGTGACCGTTTCGACAGGGAAATGGGCATGCCCGGTGTTTTCTACGCCCGCAACATCACGCCCGCAGGACTAAAAGACTGGACGGATGGCGAGGTATTCCGTGCCATTACCTCTGGCGTCTCCAAAGATGGGCGACCTTTGTTCCCCCTGATGCCGCATCCTGCCTACGGTCAACTTGACGAAGAAGACATTAAAAGTGTGATCGCTTATCTCCGCACCTTACCCGCTATTGAGAACGAAGTGCCGCTTCCTGAAGTGGATTTTCCCTTCAGCTATATCCTGAACACGATTCCAAAGAAACCGGCTTTTACCAAAAAACCGGCCGAGACGGATACACTGGCCTATGGCAAATACCTGATTACCGCGGCGAGTTGCGTGGAATGTCACTCTCCATTTGAAAAGGGCGCGCCGGTGTTTGAAAAGGCGTTTTCGGGCGGAAGGGCTTTCCCTATGCCCAATGGCACCTTATTTACGTCCAACCTTACGCCACATGAAACGGGCATTAAAAACTGGACGAAGGAAATGTTCATAGAAAGGTTTAAAATGTACGCCGACAGTGGTCGTCAGCATGTACCCGTTAAACAGGGAGATTTCAACACCATTATGCCCTGGACGATGTACGCGAACATGAAAGAAAGTGACCTGGGCGCGATTTACGCGTTCCTCCGCACCGTACCGGCTTTGGAGAATAAGGTGGAAAAATTCGTGCCCCGGAAGTAG
- a CDS encoding fibronectin type III domain-containing protein, which yields MKTFTRIFSLLAIVLCAALGNAAVAQTGVLNPDDPIVVYNPSAPPATPAYGTLAKWVKTNRVSFNTSSFKAYYYKGMAFRVKFPKSYKDSLGTGKKYPIFIFFHGIGEKGTIYDNEYQLYHGGQRFMNYVDNGSFDGFLLYPQTSSGSGAFNTGHFQNIKELIENYFVPEVNVDINRVIVDGLSGGGGATWQMLTNHTKLVAAGLPISAVSVADGDASKVQSLKWTPIWLFQGGLDKSPAPFTARGVVSNYRNAGSNISYTEYPNLGHGCWNQAWVEPQFIPFINKAHKANPWPLNGRTEYCPGDPINQVIGLTAGFDGYEWRKNGELIVGANSNTITATSVGVYSARIRRGTEWSPWSPIPVEIKLKGATVSPDIQAEAGTTRVIPAPDGTNSVQLFVPEGYASYQWVKDGSATVLGTSNTYVATSAGAYRVKVTEEFGCSSEFSNPFTVIDANGANGPSSASGVIATVLSKTSIKLDWNQSSNPAPGTNETGFEIYRSLSSGSGYTLIATTAADATGYTDTDLNSNTQYFYRVRAINLNGASATTDPVNGTTLSDIQAPSAPGSLSITGTTRNSVSLTWSESLDDVGVVAYDIYVNGVKFYETELTAFTVYNLQYGQSYNFKVQARDFAGNKSPFSSQVTGQPLLNGLNYKYYTFTGTWSNLPNFNDLDPVATGVVPNVTLAPRSQNDNFGFLWEGFINITQAGTYYFRTNSDDGSRLWLGSLGQTSSPYAFGTTSTVNNDGQHGSQNRESVALNLSVGVYPIAIGFFEQGGGEAMTVSWRTPSSGTSYVTIPNSAFSDPPVNNGSAPAVPSGLSANAVSYKRINLAWTDNSDNESGFEVWRSTNPADDYAIIGTSAANATTFVDTLGLDASTTYFYRLRAIGQYGESAFIPAVTTDAQAQWRFNGNLTDASGNGRTITGSNNPGYDANDKKEGSHALTFNGSNQHLDVATSSGDYIRGGYSSKSISFWMKSNSNTGNRVVVDFGGNDDGLAIRLDGNRLYAGAAYTNFIFVTRKSISAPYTSTDWNYVTVVYNANSLKLYINGVEVAADNNLGFNAIGETSNASRIGTVNSSNAFNTATGRFSGKLDDFVVFGKALTVSEIGQLMNDAYGKVFATTMALPPAPSAPTGLDANGTSTSSIAVTWADNANNEEKYELYRSTTANGVYVLLASLPANTTTYNDTALLSNAVFYYKVRAVNEGGHSAYSNEDSAATQNNAPTITAIDHQYMRFGTQLNLPVSATDADPETLTIHSTKRKSTKQSREILKQKKSPQWGDLNLFNDLKPD from the coding sequence ATGAAAACTTTTACAAGAATTTTCAGCTTACTGGCGATTGTTCTTTGTGCTGCCCTGGGGAACGCGGCGGTGGCACAAACCGGCGTCCTTAACCCGGACGACCCAATCGTTGTTTATAACCCCAGCGCCCCGCCGGCTACCCCGGCTTACGGAACGCTTGCCAAATGGGTGAAAACAAACCGGGTGTCTTTCAATACTTCTTCTTTCAAAGCCTACTATTACAAAGGGATGGCTTTTCGCGTGAAGTTCCCCAAGTCGTACAAAGACTCACTGGGAACAGGTAAGAAATACCCGATCTTTATATTCTTTCACGGTATTGGTGAAAAAGGTACCATTTACGACAACGAATACCAGCTTTACCATGGTGGCCAACGTTTCATGAACTATGTGGACAATGGCAGCTTTGATGGTTTCCTGCTCTATCCGCAAACTTCTTCCGGCTCCGGAGCCTTCAATACCGGGCATTTTCAGAATATCAAAGAGTTGATCGAGAACTATTTTGTTCCTGAGGTAAATGTGGACATCAACCGGGTGATCGTTGACGGCCTTTCCGGCGGCGGCGGTGCAACATGGCAGATGTTGACCAATCACACCAAGCTTGTCGCTGCCGGTTTGCCGATCAGCGCCGTTTCTGTTGCAGACGGTGATGCAAGTAAAGTGCAATCCCTGAAATGGACGCCAATCTGGTTGTTCCAGGGTGGACTTGATAAATCTCCCGCCCCCTTCACAGCAAGAGGCGTGGTTTCCAATTACAGGAATGCAGGTTCTAACATCAGTTATACGGAATACCCCAACCTGGGGCATGGCTGTTGGAACCAGGCCTGGGTGGAACCTCAGTTCATTCCATTCATAAATAAAGCGCACAAGGCCAACCCCTGGCCGCTGAACGGCAGAACGGAATATTGCCCTGGAGATCCCATCAACCAGGTGATCGGGCTTACCGCCGGCTTCGACGGTTACGAATGGCGCAAGAACGGTGAACTGATTGTTGGCGCCAATTCTAATACCATTACAGCCACTTCTGTAGGCGTTTATTCAGCACGCATTCGTCGTGGCACGGAGTGGTCCCCATGGTCCCCTATTCCCGTTGAAATTAAACTGAAAGGCGCCACTGTTTCTCCTGATATCCAGGCTGAAGCGGGCACCACACGTGTAATACCCGCTCCGGACGGAACAAATTCAGTGCAGTTGTTTGTGCCGGAAGGATATGCTTCTTACCAATGGGTAAAAGATGGCAGCGCTACTGTGTTGGGTACTTCCAATACATACGTGGCAACTTCAGCAGGAGCCTACCGTGTGAAAGTGACCGAAGAGTTTGGCTGTTCAAGCGAGTTCTCTAATCCCTTCACCGTGATTGACGCGAATGGCGCCAATGGTCCTTCTTCAGCTTCAGGCGTAATTGCGACCGTTCTTTCCAAAACTTCCATCAAACTCGATTGGAACCAGAGCAGTAATCCGGCTCCCGGAACAAATGAAACCGGATTCGAAATTTACCGTTCTCTCAGTTCCGGTTCAGGCTACACACTGATCGCTACCACTGCGGCGGATGCCACTGGTTACACAGATACTGACCTTAACTCCAACACGCAGTATTTTTATCGTGTAAGGGCTATCAACCTGAACGGCGCTTCCGCCACTACCGACCCGGTTAATGGTACAACGCTTTCGGATATCCAGGCACCATCTGCCCCTGGAAGCCTCAGCATTACAGGAACCACCAGGAACTCCGTTTCCCTCACCTGGAGCGAGTCGCTGGATGATGTAGGCGTTGTTGCTTATGATATTTATGTGAATGGGGTTAAGTTCTATGAAACAGAGCTTACAGCTTTCACCGTGTATAACCTGCAATATGGACAGTCGTACAACTTTAAAGTACAGGCAAGGGACTTTGCAGGCAATAAGTCTCCGTTCAGCAGCCAGGTCACCGGCCAGCCATTACTGAATGGACTGAATTATAAATACTACACCTTTACGGGTACCTGGAGCAATCTCCCCAACTTCAACGACCTGGATCCTGTGGCTACAGGTGTTGTTCCCAATGTAACACTGGCTCCACGTTCACAGAACGATAACTTTGGGTTCCTGTGGGAAGGATTCATCAACATCACGCAGGCCGGAACCTATTATTTCCGTACCAACTCGGATGACGGAAGCCGGTTGTGGCTCGGATCGCTCGGACAAACATCCTCTCCGTACGCCTTCGGTACCACGTCTACTGTAAACAATGATGGTCAGCACGGTTCTCAGAACAGGGAATCCGTTGCACTGAACCTGTCTGTTGGTGTATACCCCATCGCTATCGGTTTCTTTGAGCAGGGTGGTGGTGAAGCCATGACGGTTTCCTGGAGAACACCATCTAGCGGCACCAGCTACGTTACTATTCCCAATAGCGCGTTCTCTGATCCTCCGGTAAACAATGGTTCGGCCCCTGCTGTTCCATCTGGATTGAGCGCTAACGCTGTTTCTTACAAACGCATCAATCTCGCCTGGACAGACAACAGCGATAACGAGAGTGGCTTTGAGGTATGGAGGTCAACCAATCCAGCTGACGATTATGCCATTATCGGAACATCCGCTGCAAATGCCACTACATTTGTGGATACGCTTGGTCTTGATGCAAGCACCACCTACTTCTACAGGTTGCGCGCCATCGGTCAGTACGGAGAGTCCGCTTTCATCCCTGCTGTAACCACCGATGCGCAGGCGCAATGGCGCTTCAATGGTAACCTCACGGATGCTTCCGGCAACGGAAGAACCATTACCGGAAGTAATAACCCCGGTTATGATGCGAACGATAAAAAAGAAGGTTCACATGCTCTTACATTCAATGGCTCGAACCAACACCTGGATGTAGCCACATCTTCAGGAGATTATATCCGTGGCGGTTATTCTTCCAAGTCTATTTCATTCTGGATGAAATCTAACTCCAATACCGGTAACAGGGTAGTGGTTGATTTCGGCGGAAATGATGATGGTCTGGCCATCAGGTTAGATGGCAACAGGCTTTATGCCGGCGCCGCTTACACCAATTTCATCTTTGTTACCCGCAAGAGCATTTCCGCTCCTTATACCAGCACAGATTGGAATTATGTGACGGTGGTATACAATGCGAACAGCCTGAAATTGTATATCAATGGTGTTGAGGTTGCAGCCGACAATAACCTTGGTTTCAACGCAATAGGGGAAACTTCGAACGCCTCCAGGATCGGTACCGTGAACAGCAGTAATGCTTTCAATACCGCTACTGGCCGCTTCTCCGGAAAGCTGGACGACTTCGTGGTGTTTGGTAAGGCGCTGACTGTTTCAGAAATCGGTCAGTTGATGAATGATGCTTATGGTAAAGTGTTTGCCACCACAATGGCGCTGCCTCCTGCTCCTTCCGCTCCTACAGGACTGGATGCAAATGGAACATCTACTTCTTCCATCGCTGTAACATGGGCCGATAATGCCAACAATGAGGAGAAATACGAACTCTACCGTTCCACTACAGCCAATGGGGTATATGTATTGCTGGCCAGCCTGCCTGCGAATACTACCACTTACAATGATACCGCACTGCTTTCCAATGCAGTATTCTACTACAAAGTGCGTGCGGTAAATGAAGGAGGGCATTCCGCTTACAGCAATGAAGACAGTGCGGCCACGCAAAACAATGCGCCCACGATCACTGCTATTGATCACCAATACATGCGCTTCGGTACGCAATTGAACCTGCCTGTTTCCGCTACGGACGCCGATCCTGAGACGCTGACCATCCACAGTACGAAACGAAAATCAACAAAGCAGTCGCGCGAAATACTCAAACAAAAAAAGTCTCCCCAATGGGGAGACTTGAATTTGTTTAATGATCTTAAACCTGATTAG